The genomic stretch TCGGTCGGTTTCTTCCGTCCGCTGGTGCAGTCCCTGCAGGAGGACGGCATCACGACGGCGTTGCTGGCCACCGACACCCTGCGTCACCAAAGTCTCGAGGACAGCATTGGTGTCAGCTACGAGGACTGGGCCAATGATCCGGACGCCGCCATCGATACGATCGTCGCGAAGTACTCCGCGCTGGCGGAGCGCTTCGAGGCGATCGTGATCGTCGGTTCCGACTTCGACGACCTCACCTACGGTACCGAGCTGGACCACAACGCCCTCATCGCCGCCAACCTGAACGCGCCAGTGCTGTACGTGTGCCGCGCATCGGAGAGGTCCATCGACGAGGTCTGCCGGATGGCCGAGGAGTCGATCGAGGCCTTCGAGGCCCGCCACAACACCGTCGTCGGGATCATCGCCACCCGCGCGGAACCCGAGATCAGCGAGGAACTCTCCTCGGCGTTGCGTGAGGTGCGCGACGTTCCGGTCTCCGTTTTGTCCGCGAATCCGGTGCTCGACGCCCCGTCGGTCGGCCAGCACTTCGAGGCGGTCGATGCGACGCTGTGGCGCGGCAAACCGGAGAGCCTGAACCGCGAGGCGCTGACGACGATCATCGCGGGCATGAGCCTGCCGAACCTGCTGCCGCGGCTCCAGAAGGAGGCCACGGTCATCGTTCCCGCCGACCGGCTCGATCTGCTGCCCGCACTCATCATGGCGCACCGTTCCGCCACCTACGGTCCTCTGGCGTCGCTGCTGCTGACGGGCGGTTTCGAGATCCCGGAGACGGTTGCGACGCTGCTCAGCGACTCCGAGGTGGACCTGCCCATCGGCATGACGAACGACGACACCTTCCCCACCGCGGTCGCGCTGCGGGAGGTAAGCGGGGTGGCCACCAGCTCACCGCGGAAGGTCGAGCTGGTGCGTGCTCTGTTCGACCGGCACGTCGACGAGGAGGCGTTGCTGACCGCCATTGAGCTGCCGCGCGCCGAGATCCGCACCCCAAGCATGTTCGAGCACCAGCTGATGCAGATGGCCCGCAGGGACGTGAAACGGATTGTGCTGCCCGAATCCAACGACGACCGGGTGCTGACCGCCGCCGACGTGGTGCTGAAACGTCACATCGCCGAGATCACCCTCCTCGGTGATCCGGGTGCCGTCTCCCGCCGCGCCGCGGAGCTGGGTCTCAACCTGACGAACGCCACCGTCGTCGACCCCAAGGACCCGGAACTGCTGGAGAAGTTCGCCGCCGAGTACGCGAAGCTGCGCGCCCACAAGGGGGTCACTCTGGATGCGGCCCGCGAGAAGCTGGCGGACCTGTCCTACTTCGGCACGATGATGGTGCACCTCGGCATGGCCGATGGCATGGTCTCGGGCGCGGTGAACACCACCGCCAACACCATCCGCCCGTCTCTGGAGTTCGTGAAGACCAAGCCGGGCGTCTCCGTGGTCTCCGGTTCCTTCCTGATGGCCATGAGCAACCGCGTGGTGGTTTACGCCGACTGCGCCGTCAACCCCGACCCGACGCCCGCGCAGCTCGCGGATATTGCGATCTCCTCGGCGCAGACCGCCGTCAGCTTCGGCATTGAACCGCGCATCGCGATGCTGTCCTACTCGACGGGCACCTCAGGTTTCGGCGCCGACGTCGACAACGTGCGTGAGGCCACCGACCTCGTCCGCGAGAAGGCGCCCGACCTCAAGGTTGAGGGCCCTATCCAGTTCGACGCGGCCGTCGACGAGGTGGTGGCGGCCAAGAAGATGCCGGGCTCGGAGGTCGCGGGCCGCGCGACGGTGTTCATCTTCCCGGACCTCAACACCGGCAACAACACCTACAAGGCCGTGCAGCGCACCTCCGGTGCGGTGGCCATCGGTCCCGTTCTCCAGGGGCTCCGCAAACCCGTCAACGACCTGTCCCGTGGCGCGCTGGTGGATGACATCGTCTCGACGATCACCATCACCGCCATCCAGGCCCAGACGGACTGAACCCCGGCCCTGAAGTCCTGAACCCTGTCCGAAATCGATCCACCAAGGAAAGTATCCGTGTCCAATCACATCCTGCTGCTCAACTGCGGCTCCTCGTCCATGAAGTATCAGCTCTTCGACCCGGAGACGCAGAGCCCCTTGGCGGTCGGCATCATCGAGCGGATCGGGCAGGACATCGGAAAACTGAAACACGAGGTCGACGGGCAGGAGTTCGTCGAGGAACAGCCCTTCCCCGACCACACCGCCTCGTTCGCCGCCGTCGTCGCAGCCTTCGGGAAGCACGGGCCGTCCCTCGACGGGGTGCGGGCCGTCGGTCACCGCACCGTCCACGGCGGCTCCACTTTCCAGGAGTCAACCCTCATCACCGATGAGGTGATCGCGAAGTTGGTGGAACTGCAGGCCCTGGCGCCGCTGCACAACCCCCCGGGGATCGCGGGCATCGAGGCCGCGATGGCACTGCTGCCCGACGTGCCGCACGTCGCGATCTTCGACACCGCCTTCTTCGCGACGCTGCCCGCCGAGGCCTACACCTACGCCATCGACAAAGAGGTCGCGAAGAAGTACGAATTGCGCCGTTACGGCTTCCACGGCACATCCCACTCGTATGTGTCGAAGAAGGCCGCGGAGGTGCTGGGGCGTCCCGCCGAGGACCTGAAGGTCATCGTCTGCCATCTCGGCAACGGCGCCTCCATCTCGGCGGTCGACGGCGGTCGCGCGGTGGAGACGTCGATGGGTCTGACCCCGCTGCAGGGGCTCGTGATGGGCACCCGCTCCGGCGACATCGACCCGGGCATCTTCAAGTTCCTCTCCGACAAGGGCTACTCCATCGACGAAATCGACACGCTGCTGAACAAGCAGTCCGGCATGGGCGGCATGTGCGGCCACACCGACATGCGCGACGTCGAGGCCCGGATCGACGCAGGCGACGCCGACGCGCGCCTGGCGATGGATGTCTACATCCACCGCCTGATCAGCTACATCGGCGCCTACATCGCGGTGCTGGGCGGGGTGGACGCGGTGGTGTTCACCGCGGGCATCGGCGAAAACGCCTCCCTCGTGCGCGGCGAGGCTTCCAAGAGGCTGCGTCACCTCGGCCTGGTCATCGACGAGGAGAAGAACGAGGTGCGCTCCAAGGAACCGCGCGTGATCTCCACCCCCGACTCCCCCGTCACGATCCTCGTGGTCCCCACCAATGAGGAACTGGCCATGGCCCAGGACACCCTGCGCGTCATAGGGGAGTAAAACACCGACCCTCACGGTGGGCGCCGACCTCATAGGTCGGCGCCCACCGCTGTTCTGCCTGACGGGTGAACCGGGGCCACTATCGACCATCACGGAGGACGCTCACCGGTCACCGAGGTCCGAGGCTTCCCCACGATGCGGTCCTGCTGCCAGGCTCTACGACCACCGCTCCAGCCCTACCCGCGTGAACACCACAGGTGGAGGCCACCAACGACACTCCGGTCTTGTCCGGCGCGGTAACTTTGGAGGGTGTCAGCCTGTATTCTGGCCGACACTTCCCCAATCTTTCGTCAATGGAGGTCCAGGCATGACCTTGCTGACCATCGGCGTGGCGAGCAGCGCGCTGTTCGACCTGACCGAGTCGGAGCGCGTGTTCCGCGAACAAGGCGTTGCCGCCTATCGCGAACACCAGGAGAAGCGCCTCGACCGACCGTTGCCAGCTGGACCCGCGCTACCGTTCATCCGGCGGCTCCTCGGTCTCAACGACGTGCTGGCCGATGCGGTGGATGTGATCGTGCTGTCCCGCAACAGCGCCGAGTCCGGGCTGCGGGTGATGCGTTCCATCAGCTCGGTCGGGCTGCCCATCACCCGGGCCGTCTTCAGGGAGGGACGCCCGGCCTTTGAGTTCATTCCCGCGTTGGAGATGTCGCTGTTCCTGTCGGCCAACCACGACGACGTCTCCGAGGCCTTGGCGAGCGGACACCCGGCGGGCACGGTGCTGCGGGGCAGCACGATGCCCGAGGTGGGCAGGGAACTGCGAATCGCCTTCGATTTCGATGGGGTCCTGGCCGACGACTCCTCAGAACGCATGTTCCGCCAGGAAGGCCTGGGACGCTACGCCCAACACGAGGCCGAACTGGCCGACGTCCCCCTCTCCCCCGGCCCTCTGATGCCCTTCCTGGCCGGTTTGAACCGCCTCCAGGAGGAGGAGACGGCCCTGTCCTCACAAGATCCCAGCTACGAACCCCGGCTGCGCATCTCGCTGGTGACCGCGCGCTCCGCTCCCGCCCACGAACGCGCCGTCAACAGCCTCCACTCCTGGGGCCTCAAGGTCGACGATGCTTTCTTCCTCGGAGGCTTGCCGAAGGCCCCCATCCTGGAGGTTTTGAACCCTCACATGTTCTTCGACGACCAGCGGGACAACCTCGATCGAACCCTGCGTACCCCATCGGTCCATGTGCCCTTCGGCGTGGCCAACGAGGCCAGCACCGGTCCCGCACCACTCACCGAGAACCCGCACCGTGCCCGTCGCGCTGCACCGGAGAAGGTCCTCGACTTCACTGCCTGACCGGCGTCGCGGAACACCACCCCGAGCGAGGAAAACGACAAGACGAATGACCTTCAGTTGTGGGAATCCGACGAGGCTCGTACCGCACTTCTCGGCGTGCCCGTGGCGTATTTTCCACCGCTTGCCCGAGCGGGATAGCGTTGCCCCATGGCACGAGCACTGATCACGGGAGCGACCGCTGGCATAGGCAACGCTTTCGCCAAAGAACTTGCAGCCCGTGGAAACGATCTGGTGCTCGTCGCCCGGGACCGCGATCGTCTCCGCAAGGTCGCCGCGGACCTATCGGAGGTGCACGGGATCGATGTGGAAGTGCTTCCCGCTGACCTGTCCATCCGCGACGAGGTGATGAAGGTGGCGCAACGGCTCGAATCGGAGACCGATCCCGTCGACATGCTCATCAACAATGCCGGATTCGGACTTCACGCCTCGCTGATCGACGCTTCCCAGATCGAACTCCACGAACGCGCCATGGACGTGATGTGCCTGGCGATGCTGATCCTCGGCGGCGCCGCGGGCCGGGCCATGAAGGCGCGGGGACGGGGCCGGATCGTCAACGTCGCGTCCACCTCGGGGGCGATCTTCACCGGCAACTACTCCGCCATCAAGGCGTGGGCACGCACCTGGTCGACGGGCCTGGCCCTGGAGCTCAGCGGCACCGGCGTCACAGTCACGACCCTGCTGCCCGGCTGGGTACGCACCGAGTTCCATCAGCGCGCCGGAATAAGCGCCACAAACCTGCCGTCATTCGTGTGGATCGATGCCGAGGACCTGGTCAGGCAGTGCCTGCGGGACGTCGAGAAGGGACGCATCGAATCGGTACCGACGAAACGCTGGAAGGCGTCGTTGTTCATCGCGGATCACGGACCACGGAAGTTCATCCGTTGGTTCTCCCACAAGCTGTCCGCTAGCAGAAGGAAACGCTGAAGACATGGCGAAAGTCCCGAAACCGGGCAGGCACGCCTCCAAACTGAATGCATCCACCCGCCAGGCCGCGCAGATACTGCTGCTGAAACCGACGATGTGGCGGTTGCTGCGCGTCCACGTCCACGGCAAGGCGAACCTGGAGGGCCTGGAGGCACCCTGCGTGGTGTTCGCCAACCACTCCTCCCACCTGGACACCCCCCTGATCTACGGGGCATTGCCAAACCGGATCTCGAAGTACCTGGCGGCGGGCGCTGCGCGCGACTACTTCTACGACAAGTGGTGGAAAGCCGGGCCGATGTCGCTGTTCTTCAACGGCTACCCCATCGATCGGGGCAAGGACCGGGGCAAGGACAACGACTCGAAGAAACGCAACGTCAGGGGCCTGTCAGCCGCGCTCCTCGACGCCGGGGTGCCGCTGCTGATCTACCCGGAGGGATCGCGTTCCCGCACGGGCGCGATGGGCCCGTTCAAACCGGGCGTGGCAGCCCTGTGCATCTCCCGGCAGATCCCCGCCGTCCCGATAGCCCTGATCGGCGCACACGCCGCCTGGCCGAGTACCCAGAAGCACCTCCCCAAGGGGCGTCCCATCGTGCACGTCGTGATCGGACGGCCAATGATGCCTCTGCCCGGCGAGATCGCCCACGAATTCAACGAACGGATGCGCCGCCAGGTACTCGAACTCCACGACACCACGGCGCGCGCCTACGGCGCCAGGACCCTCGACGAGTACGCCCGCGTCGCCGCTCTCGGGAAGGCGAAGAAGACCGAGGTCACCGCCCTGGCGGAGGACGCCCGGGCTCGCGCCGACCAGTCGGACCACCAGGAAAACCAGGAGGACCAATGATCGAAGGCGTCAAGCAACACAAGTGGTGGGGCTGGGGTGAGGATGGCCGCTCATACCACCACGACGACAAACCGAAGTTCGCCCCCTTCGTGAAGAAACTGGTCGGCGTCGACATCAACACGCCCGTCGCCCCGCTGCCGAAGCTCTCGGACCTGAACGTCCCGCCG from Arachnia propionica encodes the following:
- a CDS encoding lysophospholipid acyltransferase family protein; this translates as MAKVPKPGRHASKLNASTRQAAQILLLKPTMWRLLRVHVHGKANLEGLEAPCVVFANHSSHLDTPLIYGALPNRISKYLAAGAARDYFYDKWWKAGPMSLFFNGYPIDRGKDRGKDNDSKKRNVRGLSAALLDAGVPLLIYPEGSRSRTGAMGPFKPGVAALCISRQIPAVPIALIGAHAAWPSTQKHLPKGRPIVHVVIGRPMMPLPGEIAHEFNERMRRQVLELHDTTARAYGARTLDEYARVAALGKAKKTEVTALAEDARARADQSDHQENQEDQ
- the pta gene encoding phosphate acetyltransferase; the protein is MTRCVYIASSEWQVSKSAVALGVLELFARQVRSVGFFRPLVQSLQEDGITTALLATDTLRHQSLEDSIGVSYEDWANDPDAAIDTIVAKYSALAERFEAIVIVGSDFDDLTYGTELDHNALIAANLNAPVLYVCRASERSIDEVCRMAEESIEAFEARHNTVVGIIATRAEPEISEELSSALREVRDVPVSVLSANPVLDAPSVGQHFEAVDATLWRGKPESLNREALTTIIAGMSLPNLLPRLQKEATVIVPADRLDLLPALIMAHRSATYGPLASLLLTGGFEIPETVATLLSDSEVDLPIGMTNDDTFPTAVALREVSGVATSSPRKVELVRALFDRHVDEEALLTAIELPRAEIRTPSMFEHQLMQMARRDVKRIVLPESNDDRVLTAADVVLKRHIAEITLLGDPGAVSRRAAELGLNLTNATVVDPKDPELLEKFAAEYAKLRAHKGVTLDAAREKLADLSYFGTMMVHLGMADGMVSGAVNTTANTIRPSLEFVKTKPGVSVVSGSFLMAMSNRVVVYADCAVNPDPTPAQLADIAISSAQTAVSFGIEPRIAMLSYSTGTSGFGADVDNVREATDLVREKAPDLKVEGPIQFDAAVDEVVAAKKMPGSEVAGRATVFIFPDLNTGNNTYKAVQRTSGAVAIGPVLQGLRKPVNDLSRGALVDDIVSTITITAIQAQTD
- a CDS encoding acetate kinase, which encodes MSNHILLLNCGSSSMKYQLFDPETQSPLAVGIIERIGQDIGKLKHEVDGQEFVEEQPFPDHTASFAAVVAAFGKHGPSLDGVRAVGHRTVHGGSTFQESTLITDEVIAKLVELQALAPLHNPPGIAGIEAAMALLPDVPHVAIFDTAFFATLPAEAYTYAIDKEVAKKYELRRYGFHGTSHSYVSKKAAEVLGRPAEDLKVIVCHLGNGASISAVDGGRAVETSMGLTPLQGLVMGTRSGDIDPGIFKFLSDKGYSIDEIDTLLNKQSGMGGMCGHTDMRDVEARIDAGDADARLAMDVYIHRLISYIGAYIAVLGGVDAVVFTAGIGENASLVRGEASKRLRHLGLVIDEEKNEVRSKEPRVISTPDSPVTILVVPTNEELAMAQDTLRVIGE
- a CDS encoding SDR family NAD(P)-dependent oxidoreductase; translation: MARALITGATAGIGNAFAKELAARGNDLVLVARDRDRLRKVAADLSEVHGIDVEVLPADLSIRDEVMKVAQRLESETDPVDMLINNAGFGLHASLIDASQIELHERAMDVMCLAMLILGGAAGRAMKARGRGRIVNVASTSGAIFTGNYSAIKAWARTWSTGLALELSGTGVTVTTLLPGWVRTEFHQRAGISATNLPSFVWIDAEDLVRQCLRDVEKGRIESVPTKRWKASLFIADHGPRKFIRWFSHKLSASRRKR
- a CDS encoding 5'-nucleotidase — translated: MTLLTIGVASSALFDLTESERVFREQGVAAYREHQEKRLDRPLPAGPALPFIRRLLGLNDVLADAVDVIVLSRNSAESGLRVMRSISSVGLPITRAVFREGRPAFEFIPALEMSLFLSANHDDVSEALASGHPAGTVLRGSTMPEVGRELRIAFDFDGVLADDSSERMFRQEGLGRYAQHEAELADVPLSPGPLMPFLAGLNRLQEEETALSSQDPSYEPRLRISLVTARSAPAHERAVNSLHSWGLKVDDAFFLGGLPKAPILEVLNPHMFFDDQRDNLDRTLRTPSVHVPFGVANEASTGPAPLTENPHRARRAAPEKVLDFTA